The Odocoileus virginianus isolate 20LAN1187 ecotype Illinois chromosome 3, Ovbor_1.2, whole genome shotgun sequence genome includes a window with the following:
- the ZFYVE16 gene encoding zinc finger FYVE domain-containing protein 16 isoform X1, which translates to MDSYFKAAVSDLDRLLDDFEQNPDEQDYLQDAQKAYDSKHYSVSSELTASQVTSLLPKDQQCINCCVSSETGYETNQIALSEEILEGLTSIQNEKNVAGLDLLSSVDSGTSDEIQPLYMGRCSKPVCDLISDMGNLVHVTNSEEDIKKLLPDDSKSSAHSLVGLDLSSVSETFCVSSTDRGNNTVREEQNDVSSELQSRGISGTTEFGVKVDTALSDSCNYNEKENVEDKKISNQSEPVVDFNMPSALTQQSSKVFDAKDHPQHKNQLCELVKAVGCLVEEEEEVPVKAATKCLKEGGTSALSCSLPKNGGLCLNGSNLRDENSELPDFSIEEDRTAIFIKESAKEDSRNLDLNDNRDVIQDSASALHVSSENTYSSLSCLPVAGSLCGSLIDSKGHGDFLPQNENKDDVQDAVTVYEEIQKKVTPGGESLKETDLLKQDKCENILHQPLAEKMGDRKVDSNQMVIRVESVDCPDNSSSCTAAGSQIELSGGSAPASPDHCHGLTFSSSDIDGQDLDYFNIDEGMKSGAPVSDAELDAFLTEQYLQTSNVKSFEENINDAKSQMNQIDMKGLDDGSIDNIYFDAEAGATGESPGINMICETVDKQNTAENGSLSLGEKSTVPVEQGLSSSKSEITNELSVSDSNSQSVHVGGARPKQLFSVPSRTRSSKEPNKLDIPNMPESKPRITNTTVPTTCTTDSVTDPQVSFNSNYIDIESNFEGGSSFVTANEESLPANTCKDGLVLGQKQPTWVPDSEAPNCMNCQVKFTFTKRRHHCRACGKVFCGVCCNRKCKLQYLEKEARVCVVCYETISKAQAFERMMSPTGSNLKSNHSDECATVPPLQETQTSSIPSPTTLPISALKQPSVEGLCSKEQKRVWFADGILPNGEVADTTKLSSGSKRCSEDFSPLLPDMPLMVDTVDHSIPVEEPNSDTGDTRNEIIRSPTSQVPPVEKLPANTGTEGLPAPAAFTLDDDVFAETEEPSGPTDVLVNTSLPVASASDYRLLCGVDDNVCNKISLLPDDEDSLPPLLVTSGEKGSVPVVEEHPSHEQIILLLEGEGSCPVTFVLNANLLVNVKLAFYSSDKYWYFSTNGLHGLGQAEIIILLLCLPNEDTIPKDIFRLFITIYKDALKGKYIENLDSITFTESFLSSKDHGGFLFITPTFQKLDDLLLPSNPFLCGILIQKLEIPWAKVFPMRLMLRLGAEYKAYPAPLTSIRGRKPLFGEIGHTIMNLLVDLRNYQYTLHNIDQLLIHMEMGKSCIKIPRKKYNDVMKVINSSNEHVISIGASFSTEADSHLVCIQNDGVYQTQANSATGHPRKVTGASFVVFNGALKASSGFLAKSSIVEDGLMVQITPETMDGLRLALREQKDFKITCGKVDAVDMREYVDICWVDSEEKGNKGVISSVDGISLQGFPSEKIKLEADFETDEKIVRCTEVFYFLKDQDLSVSATRYQFAKEIAMACSAALCPHLKTLKSNGMNKIGLRVSIDTDMVEFQAGSEGRLLPQHYLNDLDSALIPVIHGGTSSSTSLPLEIELVFFIIENLFE; encoded by the exons ATGGACAGTTATTTTAAAGCAGCAGTCAGTGACTTGGACAGACTTCTCGATGATTTTGAACAGAATCCAG ATGAACAAGATTATCTCCAAGATGCACAAAAGGCGTATGATTCTAAGCACTATTCAGTCTCTTCGGAGTTGACTGCCTCACAAGTAACTTCATTGCTACCAAAGGATCAACAGTGCATTAATTGTTGTGTCTCATCAGAAACAGGTTATGAGACAAATCAGATTGCCCTGAGTGAAGAAATACTTGAGGGACTAACTTCtatacagaatgaaaaaaatgtagcAGGGCTTGATCTCCTTTCTTCTGTGGATAGTGGCACTTCAGATGAAATCCAGCCCCTATATATGGGACGATGTAGTAAACCTGTTTGTGATCTGATAAGTGACATGGGTAATTTAGTTCATGTAACTAATAGtgaagaagatattaaaaaactaTTGCCAGATGATTCAAAGTCTAGTGCACATTCCTTGGTTGGACTGGATTTATCTTCAGTGTCAGAAACTTTCTGTGTGTCTTCAACAGACCGTGGTAATAATACAGTCAGAGAGGAACAGAATGATGTCAGCTCTGAATTACAAAGCAGAGGAATCAGTGGAACTACAGAATTTGGTGTAAAAGTGGATACAGCACTTTCAGATTCATGTaattacaatgaaaaagaaaatgtagaggaTAAAAAGATCTCTAATCAGTCAGAACCAGTTGTTGATTTTAACATGCCATCTGCTTTGACTCAACAAAGTTCCAAAGTGTTTGATGCCAAAGACCACCCACAACACAAGAACCAGCTATGTGAGTTAGTAAAAGCTGTTGGCTGTTTggtagaagaggaggaagaggtgcCAGTTAAAGCTGccacaaaatgtttaaaagaggGAGGCACAAGTGCTTTGTCTTGCAGTCTTCCAAAAAATGGAGGCTTATGCTTAAATGGTTCAAATTTAAGAGATGAAAACTCCGAGTTACCCGACTTTTCCATTGAGGAAGATAGGACTgctatatttataaaagaatctGCAAAAGAAGACTCCAGAAATTTAGATCTTAATGATAATAGAGATGTAATCCAAGATTCTGCTTCAGCTTTACATGTTTCAAGTGAAAATACATACTCCTCACTGTCCTGTCTTCCAGTAGCTGGGTCTTTGTGTGGATCTTTAATTGACAGTAAAGGTCATGGTGATTTTTTACCccagaatgaaaataaagatgatgTACAGGATGCAGTGACTGTATatgaagaaatacagaagaaagtTACTCCAGGTGGGGAATCTTTGAAGGAGACTGATCTTTTGAAACAGGATAAATGTGAAAACATACTTCATCAGCCATTAGCTGAAAAGATGGGAGATAGAAAGGTAGATTCTAACCAGATGGTAATTAGGGTTGAGTCTGTGGATTGCCCTGATAACAGCAGCTCTTGTACAGCTGCAGGATCTCAGATAGAGCTTTCTGGTGGTAGTGCCCCAGCATCTCCTGATCATTGTCATGGTCTCACTTTTTCAAGCAGTGATATTGACGGACAAGACTTAGATTACTTTAACATTGATGAAGGCATGAAAAGTGGTGCACCAGTTAGTGATGCTGAACTTGATGCCTTTCTCACTGAACAGTATCTTCAGACGAGTAACGTAAAatcatttgaagaaaatataaatgatgcAAAATCTCAAATGAATCAGATAGATATGAAAGGCCTGGATGATGGAAGTATTGATAATATATATTTCGATGCTGAAGCAGGAGCTACTGGGGAAAGTCCTGGTATTAATATGATTTGTGAAACAGTTGATAAACAAAATACAGCTGAAAATGGTAGCCTTTCTTTAGGTGAAAAAAGTACAGTTCCAGTTGAACAAGGGTTATCTAGCAGTAAGTCTGAGATTACAAATGAATTATCAGTCTCTGATAGTAACAGTCAGTCTGTTCATGTTGGAGGGGCCAGACCTAAGCAATTGTTTAGTGTTCCATCAAGAACAAGGAGTTCAAAGGAACCAAATAAACTGGATATTCCAAATATGCCTGAAAGTAAACCCAGGATAACAAATACCACTGTTCCAACCACCTGTACTACAGATTCTGTGACTGACCCTCAGGTTAGCTTCAATTCTAATTACATTGATATAGAAAGTAATTTTGAAGGTGGGTCCAGTTTTGTAACTGCAAATGAAGAATCTCTTCCTGCAAACACTTGCAAAGATGGCCTTGTTTTGGGCCAGAAACAACCTACTTGGGTTCCTGATTCAGAAGCTCCAAACTGTATGAACTGCCAAGTCAAATTTACTTTTACAAAACGGAGACATCATTGCCGAGCATGCGGAAAA gTATTTTGCGGTGTCTGTTGTAATAGGAAGTGTAAATTGCAATATCTAgagaaggaggcaagagtatGTGTAGTCTGCTATGAGACTATTAGTAAAG cTCAGGCATTTGAAAGGATGATGAGTCCAACTGGTTCTAATCTTAAATCTAATCATTCTGATGAGTGTGCCACCGTCCCGCCTCTTCAGGAGACTCAAACATCGAGTATACCTTCACCTACAACTTTACCAATCTCAGCACTGAAACAACCAAGTGTTGAAG GATTATGCTCCAAAGAACAGAAGAGAGTATGGTTTGCAGATGGTATATTGCCCAATGGTGAAGTTGCAGATACAACAAAATTATCATCTGGAAGTAAAAGATGTTCTGAAGACTTTAGTCCTCTCTTACCCGATATGCCGTTG ATGGTAGACACAGTGGACCATTCTATTCCAGTGGAAGAACCAAACAGTGACACAGGAGAtacaagaaatgaaataattcGAAGTCCTACTTCTCAGGTTCCACCTGTGGAAAAACTGCCTGCAAACACAGGAACTGAGGGGTTGCCTGCACCTGCTGCTTTTACACTAGACGATGATGTTTTTGCAGAAACCGAGGAACCATCAGGTCCTACTGATGTCTTGGTTAACACCAGTTTACCTGTTGCTAGTGCTTCAGATTATAGGTTATTGTGTGGTGTTGATGATAATGTTTGCAACAAGATTAGTCTTCTACCTGATGATGAGGACAGCTTGCCCCCCCTTCTGGTTACATCTGGAGAAAAGGGATCAG TGCCTGTAGTAGAAGAACACCCATCTCATGAACAAATCATTTTGCTTCTTGAAGGCGAAGGTTCTTGTCCTGTTACATTTGTCTTAAATGCTAATCTACTTGTGAATGTCAAGTTAGCATTTT ATTCCTCAGACAAATACTGGTACTTCTCAACCAATGGATTGCATGGTTTGGGACAGGCAGAAATTATTATTCTGTTGTTATGTTTGCCAAATGAAGATACTATTCCTAAGGACATCTTCAGATTGTTTATTACCATTTATAAGGATGCTCTGAAAg gaaaatatatagaaaacttggacagtattaccttTACTGAGAGTTTTCTCAGCAGCAAGGATCATGgaggatttttatttattacacCTACTTTTCAGAAACTTGATGATCTCCTATTACCAAGTAATCCTTTTCTTTGTGGAATTCTTATCCAGAAGCTAGAGATTCCCTGGGCAAAGGTTTTTCCTATGCGTTTAATGTTGAGATTGGGTGCAGAATATAAAG CATATCCTGCTCCTTTAACAAGTATCAGAGGCCGAAAACCTCTTTTTGGAGAAATAGGACACACTATTATGAACTTACTTGTT GACCTTCGAAATTACCAGTATACCTTGCATAATATAGATCAGCTGTTGATTCATATGGAAATGGGGAAGAGCTGCATAAAAATACCTCGGAAAAAATACAATGAT GTAATGAAAGTAATAAATTCTTCTAATGAGCATGTCATTAGCATTGGAGCTAGTTTTAGTACAGAAGCAGATTCTCATCTAGTCTGTATACAGAATGATGGAGTTTATCAGACACAGGCCAACAGTGCTACTGGCCATCCTAGAAAAG tgacaGGTGCAAGCTTTGTGGTATTCAATGGAGCTCTAAAAGCATCCTCAGGATTTCTTGCTAAGTCCAGCATAGTTGAAG ATGGCTTAATGGTACAAATAACTCCAGAGACTATGGATGGCTTGCGGCTAGCTTTACGAGaacaaaaagactttaaaattacaTGTGGGAAAGTTGATGCTGTGGACATGAGAGAATATGTGGACATCTGCTGGGTAGATtctgaagaaaaaggaaacaaagg TGTTATTAGTTCAGTGGATGGAATATCATTACAAGGATTtccaagtgaaaaaataaaactggaagcaGATTTTGAAACTGATGAGAAGATTGTAAGGTGTACTGAG GTATTCTACTTTCTAAAGGACCAGGATTTATCTGTTTCAGCAACTCGTTACCAATTTGCAAAAGAAATCGCCATGGCTTGTAGTGCTGCACTATGCCCTCACTTGAAAACTCTAAAGAGTAATGGGATGAATAAAATTGGCCTCAGAGTTTCCATTGACACTGATATG
- the ZFYVE16 gene encoding zinc finger FYVE domain-containing protein 16 isoform X2, with amino-acid sequence MDSYFKAAVSDLDRLLDDFEQNPDEQDYLQDAQKAYDSKHYSVSSELTASQVTSLLPKDQQCINCCVSSETGYETNQIALSEEILEGLTSIQNEKNVAGLDLLSSVDSGTSDEIQPLYMGRCSKPVCDLISDMGNLVHVTNSEEDIKKLLPDDSKSSAHSLVGLDLSSVSETFCVSSTDRGNNTVREEQNDVSSELQSRGISGTTEFGVKVDTALSDSCNYNEKENVEDKKISNQSEPVVDFNMPSALTQQSSKVFDAKDHPQHKNQLCELVKAVGCLVEEEEEVPVKAATKCLKEGGTSALSCSLPKNGGLCLNGSNLRDENSELPDFSIEEDRTAIFIKESAKEDSRNLDLNDNRDVIQDSASALHVSSENTYSSLSCLPVAGSLCGSLIDSKGHGDFLPQNENKDDVQDAVTVYEEIQKKVTPGGESLKETDLLKQDKCENILHQPLAEKMGDRKVDSNQMVIRVESVDCPDNSSSCTAAGSQIELSGGSAPASPDHCHGLTFSSSDIDGQDLDYFNIDEGMKSGAPVSDAELDAFLTEQYLQTSNVKSFEENINDAKSQMNQIDMKGLDDGSIDNIYFDAEAGATGESPGINMICETVDKQNTAENGSLSLGEKSTVPVEQGLSSSKSEITNELSVSDSNSQSVHVGGARPKQLFSVPSRTRSSKEPNKLDIPNMPESKPRITNTTVPTTCTTDSVTDPQVSFNSNYIDIESNFEGGSSFVTANEESLPANTCKDGLVLGQKQPTWVPDSEAPNCMNCQVKFTFTKRRHHCRACGKVFCGVCCNRKCKLQYLEKEARVCVVCYETISKGEY; translated from the exons ATGGACAGTTATTTTAAAGCAGCAGTCAGTGACTTGGACAGACTTCTCGATGATTTTGAACAGAATCCAG ATGAACAAGATTATCTCCAAGATGCACAAAAGGCGTATGATTCTAAGCACTATTCAGTCTCTTCGGAGTTGACTGCCTCACAAGTAACTTCATTGCTACCAAAGGATCAACAGTGCATTAATTGTTGTGTCTCATCAGAAACAGGTTATGAGACAAATCAGATTGCCCTGAGTGAAGAAATACTTGAGGGACTAACTTCtatacagaatgaaaaaaatgtagcAGGGCTTGATCTCCTTTCTTCTGTGGATAGTGGCACTTCAGATGAAATCCAGCCCCTATATATGGGACGATGTAGTAAACCTGTTTGTGATCTGATAAGTGACATGGGTAATTTAGTTCATGTAACTAATAGtgaagaagatattaaaaaactaTTGCCAGATGATTCAAAGTCTAGTGCACATTCCTTGGTTGGACTGGATTTATCTTCAGTGTCAGAAACTTTCTGTGTGTCTTCAACAGACCGTGGTAATAATACAGTCAGAGAGGAACAGAATGATGTCAGCTCTGAATTACAAAGCAGAGGAATCAGTGGAACTACAGAATTTGGTGTAAAAGTGGATACAGCACTTTCAGATTCATGTaattacaatgaaaaagaaaatgtagaggaTAAAAAGATCTCTAATCAGTCAGAACCAGTTGTTGATTTTAACATGCCATCTGCTTTGACTCAACAAAGTTCCAAAGTGTTTGATGCCAAAGACCACCCACAACACAAGAACCAGCTATGTGAGTTAGTAAAAGCTGTTGGCTGTTTggtagaagaggaggaagaggtgcCAGTTAAAGCTGccacaaaatgtttaaaagaggGAGGCACAAGTGCTTTGTCTTGCAGTCTTCCAAAAAATGGAGGCTTATGCTTAAATGGTTCAAATTTAAGAGATGAAAACTCCGAGTTACCCGACTTTTCCATTGAGGAAGATAGGACTgctatatttataaaagaatctGCAAAAGAAGACTCCAGAAATTTAGATCTTAATGATAATAGAGATGTAATCCAAGATTCTGCTTCAGCTTTACATGTTTCAAGTGAAAATACATACTCCTCACTGTCCTGTCTTCCAGTAGCTGGGTCTTTGTGTGGATCTTTAATTGACAGTAAAGGTCATGGTGATTTTTTACCccagaatgaaaataaagatgatgTACAGGATGCAGTGACTGTATatgaagaaatacagaagaaagtTACTCCAGGTGGGGAATCTTTGAAGGAGACTGATCTTTTGAAACAGGATAAATGTGAAAACATACTTCATCAGCCATTAGCTGAAAAGATGGGAGATAGAAAGGTAGATTCTAACCAGATGGTAATTAGGGTTGAGTCTGTGGATTGCCCTGATAACAGCAGCTCTTGTACAGCTGCAGGATCTCAGATAGAGCTTTCTGGTGGTAGTGCCCCAGCATCTCCTGATCATTGTCATGGTCTCACTTTTTCAAGCAGTGATATTGACGGACAAGACTTAGATTACTTTAACATTGATGAAGGCATGAAAAGTGGTGCACCAGTTAGTGATGCTGAACTTGATGCCTTTCTCACTGAACAGTATCTTCAGACGAGTAACGTAAAatcatttgaagaaaatataaatgatgcAAAATCTCAAATGAATCAGATAGATATGAAAGGCCTGGATGATGGAAGTATTGATAATATATATTTCGATGCTGAAGCAGGAGCTACTGGGGAAAGTCCTGGTATTAATATGATTTGTGAAACAGTTGATAAACAAAATACAGCTGAAAATGGTAGCCTTTCTTTAGGTGAAAAAAGTACAGTTCCAGTTGAACAAGGGTTATCTAGCAGTAAGTCTGAGATTACAAATGAATTATCAGTCTCTGATAGTAACAGTCAGTCTGTTCATGTTGGAGGGGCCAGACCTAAGCAATTGTTTAGTGTTCCATCAAGAACAAGGAGTTCAAAGGAACCAAATAAACTGGATATTCCAAATATGCCTGAAAGTAAACCCAGGATAACAAATACCACTGTTCCAACCACCTGTACTACAGATTCTGTGACTGACCCTCAGGTTAGCTTCAATTCTAATTACATTGATATAGAAAGTAATTTTGAAGGTGGGTCCAGTTTTGTAACTGCAAATGAAGAATCTCTTCCTGCAAACACTTGCAAAGATGGCCTTGTTTTGGGCCAGAAACAACCTACTTGGGTTCCTGATTCAGAAGCTCCAAACTGTATGAACTGCCAAGTCAAATTTACTTTTACAAAACGGAGACATCATTGCCGAGCATGCGGAAAA gTATTTTGCGGTGTCTGTTGTAATAGGAAGTGTAAATTGCAATATCTAgagaaggaggcaagagtatGTGTAGTCTGCTATGAGACTATTAGTAAAGGTGAGTATTAA